A stretch of Acipenser ruthenus chromosome 1, fAciRut3.2 maternal haplotype, whole genome shotgun sequence DNA encodes these proteins:
- the rxfp1 gene encoding relaxin receptor 1 isoform X1 gives MRSHIIIVLLITGIRRVALASLNISDAKPNCPLGHFPCGNLTKCLPQPLHCNGVDDCGNQEDEENCGDNNGWPHLFDKYFGIFTYDSGTVSKKCLLGHLPEKCFCRGLELDCIGSQLRSVPSVSTNVTMMSLQRNKLRKLNADIFRKYHNLQKLYLQHNRIRRVSVYAFRGLYNLTRLYLSHNKITFLKSGLFQDLHKLEWLIIENNKINRVSSSTFSGLSSLVLLMLLNNSISYLHDKPFCQEMPKLNWVDMEGNYIQSVGNVTFSSCNMLTVLVLQRNRIIHLHENAFSPLHKLGELDLSNNRIQTIPPNLFVELGELLQLNISYNPIVELQVDHFDYLSKLKSLSIEGIEIGNIQRRMFEPLKNLTHIYFKKFQYCGYAPHVRSCKPNTDGISSFEDLLANIVLRVFVWVVSAITCFGNIFVICMRSYIRSENKLHAMSIMSLCCADCLMGVYLFVIGAFDVMYRGEYNRHAQSWMDSTQCQIVGSLAMLSTEVSVLLLTYLTLEKYICIVYPFRYLTPRKCQTVTTLTVIWILGFGIAFVPLINKDFFRNFYGTNGVCFPLHAEQTETAGAQVYSVVIFLGLNLVAFLIIVFSYGSMFYNIQRTGTKATEYSNHIKKEVTIAKRFFFIVLTDSLCWIPIFILKVLSLLHVEIPGSISSWVVIFILPINSALNPILYTLTTRPFKEKIHQVWYNYRQRRSFTNSQPTYTPSFMWLEMWPVQETTPALSTPKFTTDPSEMLYNNSGKVELLPIKSSNGT, from the exons gagataATAATGGATGGCCCCATCTGTTCGataaatattttggaattttcaCTTATGATTCTGGAACCGTATCCAAGAAGTGCT TGCTTGGGCATCTTCCAGAAAAGTGCTTCTGCAGAGGTCTGGAGCTTGACTGCATTGGCTCCCAACTTCGAtcagtcccttcagtatctacAAACGTGACAATGAT GTCACTTCAAAGGAACAAGCTGAGGAAACTGAATGCAGATATTTTCAGAAAATACCACAATCTCCAAAAGCT ATACTTACAGCACAACAGAATCCGGCGAGTGTCTGTGTATGCATTCCGAGGATTGTATAACTTAACAAGACT ATATTTAAGTCACAATAAGATAACCTTTCTGAAGTCAGGCTTATTCCAAGATCTTCATAAACTTGAATGGCT AATCAttgaaaataacaaaattaacAGGGTCTCCTCTTCAActttttctgggctgagctcacTTGTACTTTT GATGTTGCTGAATAATTCTATCAGTTACCTACACGACAAGCCCTTCTGTCAAGAAATGCCTAAACTGAACTGGGT AGATATGGAAGGAAATTACATTCAGAGTGTTGGGAATGTCACATTTTCTTCATGCAACATGCTAACAGTACT ggTGCTGCAAAGGAACAGAATCATTCATTTGCATGAGAATGCATTCTCACCTCTACACAAACTGGGGGAACT AGATTTGTCAAACAACAGGATTCAAACCATACCTCCAAACCTATTTGTTGAACTTGGTGAGCTGTTACAGCT GAACATTTCATACAACCCAATTGTGGAGTTACAAGTGGACCACTTTGATTACCTGAGTAAATTAAAATCACT CAGTATAGAGGGCATTGAGATTGGAAACATACAGAGAAGAATGTTTGAGCCTTTGAAAAACTTAACTCACAT ATACTTCAAGAAGTTTCAGTACTGTGGCTACGCCCCTCATGTGCGAAGCTGTAAGCCCAACACTGACGGCATTTCATCCTTCGAGGACCTGCTGGCTAACATTGTGCTGCGAGTCTTCGTCTGGGTGGTCTCGGCCATTACCTGCTTCGGAAACATCTTTGTTATCTGCATGAGGTCTTACATCAGATCTGAGAACAAGTTACATGCCATGTCCATAATGTCTCTCTGTT GTGCTGACTGCTTGATGGGGGTATATCTCTTTGTCATAGGCGCCTTTGACGTCATGTATCGGGGGGAGTACAACAGACATGCTCAGTCATGGATGGACAGTACACAGTGCCAAATTGTGGGGTCCTTGGCCATGCTGTCCACAGAAGTCTCTGTGCTGCTTCTGACTTATCTGACTTTGGAGAAATACATCTGCATTGTTTACCCATTTCGATATCTTACACCCAGGAAATGTCAAACAGTTACTACCCTGACAGTCATTTGGATCCTGGGTTTTGGGATTGCTTTTGTCCCGCTGATCAACAAAGACTTTTTCAGGAATTTCTATGGCACCAACGGGGTTTGTTTCCCACTGCACGCAGAGCAGACAGAGACAGCTGGGGCTCAGGTGTACTCTGTGGTTATCTTCCTAG GTCTGAACTTGGTGGCTTTTTTAATAATAGTATTTTCTTATGGAAGCATGTTTTACAACATTCAACGAACAGGCACAAAAGCAACAGAATACAGTAATCACATTAAAAAAGAAGTGACCATCGCCAAGCGCTTCTTTTTCATCGTATTAACAGATTCACTTTGTTGGATACCTATTTTTATCCTCAAGGTTTTATCATTGCTGCATGTAGAAATACCAG GTTCAATAAGTTCCTGGGTGGTTATTTTCATTTTGCCAATCAACAGTGCCCTTAACCCAATACTCTACACATTAACAACCCGTCCATTCAAGGAAAAAATACATCAAGTTTGGTACAACTACAGGCAACGAAGATCATTTACTAACAGCCAGCCCACATACACTCCCTCCTTCATGTGGTTGGAAATGTGGCCAGTACAGGAGACAACTCCTGCACTATCTACACCTAAATTCACGACAGACCCCTCTGAAATGTTATATAATAATTCTGGGAAGGTTGAATTGTTGCCTATAAAAAGCAGTAATGGGACTTGA
- the rxfp1 gene encoding relaxin receptor 1 isoform X2, with product MRSHIIIVLLITGIRRVALASLNISDAKPNCPLGHFPCGNLTKCLPQPLHCNGVDDCGNQEDEENCGDNNGWPHLFDKYFGIFTYDSGTVSKKCLLGHLPEKCFCRGLELDCIGSQLRSVPSVSTNVTMMSLQRNKLRKLNADIFRKYHNLQKLYLQHNRIRRVSVYAFRGLYNLTRLYLSHNKITFLKSGLFQDLHKLEWLIIENNKINRVSSSTFSGLSSLVLLMLLNNSISYLHDKPFCQEMPKLNWVDMEGNYIQSVGNVTFSSCNMLTVLVLQRNRIIHLHENAFSPLHKLGELNISYNPIVELQVDHFDYLSKLKSLSIEGIEIGNIQRRMFEPLKNLTHIYFKKFQYCGYAPHVRSCKPNTDGISSFEDLLANIVLRVFVWVVSAITCFGNIFVICMRSYIRSENKLHAMSIMSLCCADCLMGVYLFVIGAFDVMYRGEYNRHAQSWMDSTQCQIVGSLAMLSTEVSVLLLTYLTLEKYICIVYPFRYLTPRKCQTVTTLTVIWILGFGIAFVPLINKDFFRNFYGTNGVCFPLHAEQTETAGAQVYSVVIFLGLNLVAFLIIVFSYGSMFYNIQRTGTKATEYSNHIKKEVTIAKRFFFIVLTDSLCWIPIFILKVLSLLHVEIPGSISSWVVIFILPINSALNPILYTLTTRPFKEKIHQVWYNYRQRRSFTNSQPTYTPSFMWLEMWPVQETTPALSTPKFTTDPSEMLYNNSGKVELLPIKSSNGT from the exons gagataATAATGGATGGCCCCATCTGTTCGataaatattttggaattttcaCTTATGATTCTGGAACCGTATCCAAGAAGTGCT TGCTTGGGCATCTTCCAGAAAAGTGCTTCTGCAGAGGTCTGGAGCTTGACTGCATTGGCTCCCAACTTCGAtcagtcccttcagtatctacAAACGTGACAATGAT GTCACTTCAAAGGAACAAGCTGAGGAAACTGAATGCAGATATTTTCAGAAAATACCACAATCTCCAAAAGCT ATACTTACAGCACAACAGAATCCGGCGAGTGTCTGTGTATGCATTCCGAGGATTGTATAACTTAACAAGACT ATATTTAAGTCACAATAAGATAACCTTTCTGAAGTCAGGCTTATTCCAAGATCTTCATAAACTTGAATGGCT AATCAttgaaaataacaaaattaacAGGGTCTCCTCTTCAActttttctgggctgagctcacTTGTACTTTT GATGTTGCTGAATAATTCTATCAGTTACCTACACGACAAGCCCTTCTGTCAAGAAATGCCTAAACTGAACTGGGT AGATATGGAAGGAAATTACATTCAGAGTGTTGGGAATGTCACATTTTCTTCATGCAACATGCTAACAGTACT ggTGCTGCAAAGGAACAGAATCATTCATTTGCATGAGAATGCATTCTCACCTCTACACAAACTGGGGGAACT GAACATTTCATACAACCCAATTGTGGAGTTACAAGTGGACCACTTTGATTACCTGAGTAAATTAAAATCACT CAGTATAGAGGGCATTGAGATTGGAAACATACAGAGAAGAATGTTTGAGCCTTTGAAAAACTTAACTCACAT ATACTTCAAGAAGTTTCAGTACTGTGGCTACGCCCCTCATGTGCGAAGCTGTAAGCCCAACACTGACGGCATTTCATCCTTCGAGGACCTGCTGGCTAACATTGTGCTGCGAGTCTTCGTCTGGGTGGTCTCGGCCATTACCTGCTTCGGAAACATCTTTGTTATCTGCATGAGGTCTTACATCAGATCTGAGAACAAGTTACATGCCATGTCCATAATGTCTCTCTGTT GTGCTGACTGCTTGATGGGGGTATATCTCTTTGTCATAGGCGCCTTTGACGTCATGTATCGGGGGGAGTACAACAGACATGCTCAGTCATGGATGGACAGTACACAGTGCCAAATTGTGGGGTCCTTGGCCATGCTGTCCACAGAAGTCTCTGTGCTGCTTCTGACTTATCTGACTTTGGAGAAATACATCTGCATTGTTTACCCATTTCGATATCTTACACCCAGGAAATGTCAAACAGTTACTACCCTGACAGTCATTTGGATCCTGGGTTTTGGGATTGCTTTTGTCCCGCTGATCAACAAAGACTTTTTCAGGAATTTCTATGGCACCAACGGGGTTTGTTTCCCACTGCACGCAGAGCAGACAGAGACAGCTGGGGCTCAGGTGTACTCTGTGGTTATCTTCCTAG GTCTGAACTTGGTGGCTTTTTTAATAATAGTATTTTCTTATGGAAGCATGTTTTACAACATTCAACGAACAGGCACAAAAGCAACAGAATACAGTAATCACATTAAAAAAGAAGTGACCATCGCCAAGCGCTTCTTTTTCATCGTATTAACAGATTCACTTTGTTGGATACCTATTTTTATCCTCAAGGTTTTATCATTGCTGCATGTAGAAATACCAG GTTCAATAAGTTCCTGGGTGGTTATTTTCATTTTGCCAATCAACAGTGCCCTTAACCCAATACTCTACACATTAACAACCCGTCCATTCAAGGAAAAAATACATCAAGTTTGGTACAACTACAGGCAACGAAGATCATTTACTAACAGCCAGCCCACATACACTCCCTCCTTCATGTGGTTGGAAATGTGGCCAGTACAGGAGACAACTCCTGCACTATCTACACCTAAATTCACGACAGACCCCTCTGAAATGTTATATAATAATTCTGGGAAGGTTGAATTGTTGCCTATAAAAAGCAGTAATGGGACTTGA